TAATACTTAcattcatgcaaacatacatacatacatacatacatacatacatacatacatacataaacacacacacacacacacacacacacacacacacacacacacacacatattctgtcTTATTCTGTTCAACAGCAATTTATTCCACggtaggatctaggcctctcccaatgtatcattgagaggtcatttggcagtgccacccttaccttgGATGTCCTTCTTGATCAGCGCGATAACACTAACGCCACGGCGGCGACTGCGACGCCTGCTTTTGATTTCTCAAGTGCTctgtccactggaccatcgcggcagttacagatatatatgtatgaatgtgtatatatatgtatatatatgtgtgtgtgtgtgtgtatatatttatatatacatatatatttgtatatatatactgtatatagtcaGCGAATGAGAAACGCGACCGCACACGGAGCTTTGTCATCGCTGATATCCAGACGTCAAACCCTCGACGCTATCTCGGATGAGACAAAAATCAAGGCAGATCGAAACTCCGTCTCCGGTGATTTCAAGGAAGCTGTTTTGAGAGAgagtgtctttgtctatctgactatctttCTATCAGAGATCTGATTACTTATAACTGCTGTCTTTCCACCTGCTAGGAGAAATTCAAGGCTCGCATTTCCCTCCCTGGCTGTGGGACTCACTCCGAAATGACGTTTCCCGCTTGGCTGCCGCGGGTGTCTTGGACGCGGGGGTCTGTTTGATCGGAACACGTGCGAGACACGTTTTCTGGGAACCTGTACCACTAATTgtgtctcccttctttcctctcctccacccccctcccccgtctctctctctttctctctctccttttgcctgTCTCCTTGTCTGCTCATCTACTTTCAGTTTATAATATAACTTTAgacatgaaaaagaagagaaatttatatatacatacacacatatatatatatatatatatatacatatacacacacacacacacatatatatacgtacatatatacatacatacatatgcttgtgtttgtatagTACATGTAAAGAAAGTACACGTCAGTACAAACATAAAACCTTTAGCGATAAGAGTTACGCGTGTACaggaattatgtatttttttcctagaTCGAACTCCCACGACTTTTCTGATTAGGTCGCTAAACTGTTCACTATCTGAATCTCCCTGACTCAATCGTctgacccttccccccccccccaccttccttctccctcctttgctTCTTCAAGCCACAATCGCCTGTTCAATGTCATGATCTTCCGCTGAGGAATCACAGAAggctatccttttttttatttttttttattttttgaaagacGGCAATGAAATGGCACTTGGTCACTTGTAcacatatattgtaattatttatccGATCGACTGTCTGTCAGTGATTTGATTACTTAAAATtactcttattctcctctttattctttatttttcctattgttGACCCTAATCGCCCGAGTGCATAAGGTCGAGATCATTCTAGAAGGAGGGCGCCGGTACGAAACGTTCATAAAGATGTCTTCTACCTGTTGCCTTACCtggtttattagtttattatttactggtgttgttgttttttatggaaACATAAATCTGctcaaaacaagcaaacagaaagaaGATGGACAAGAAGTAACACAAGATCAACAAATATCGTTAAAATCTTTTAAACGTCATAGAAATTATGCAATGACGTCATAGAATTGGCAAAACGTTTTTTCAAGACATTGCGCCATGTCTTAGGCCTTATAAGGGGTCGAGCGAGCCCTTGGCGGACACTCATTCCTCTTCTGCGTCGCCCTCGGTAACCAAGGCTCAAGATTCTCAATTAGCATGGCGGGTCGGTACTTCTGCGTCTCCTTGTTGGTGGCGGCGTCGCTGGCGGCGTCGCAGGCGGCCCCGACGCCTGCGGGAAGCTCGGCTTCCTCCGCCATTCCCGTCATCCTGAACGGAACTCGCCTCGAAATCAGTCCCATGGAGAGGACCTTCGTGTTCTGCTCGGCGGAAGTGGAACCCGGCGCGGCCCTCCACAACTACCAGGTGAGTGCGCGCAGGTGCGCCTCTTGGTTAAAaggttatgattatatatacgacTACCAGGCGAGTGCAGACTCAAATGAACCTTGCGGGAGTACATGTGACGGACTGGCTGattacatggtagaaaaaaaaagaaaaagtatcatGATAATCCAAATGAGAATTCCTTTTTAACGTACATACATTGCATCGCGATACTATATACTCAAGCCATTTAAGGTATCCTTAGAAAAAACGCAAATCCTAATTCCCTTCCTGCCAACAGGTGGCGTGGAGGGACAGCGACGGGCACTTCGTCAGCCAGGATCCTGAGTCACCGGTGTTCGCTCGCGGCCGAGGCACTCACATCCCTCACTCGTACCTCGTGTTGGCACCCTTCAGCCTCGACAGCGCCGGCGTGTACAGCTGCGTCCTGTTCTTCCGTGGACAGGAACTGGCGTCCTCGACCGTCGACCTTCAGCTCAAGGAAACACGCGTAGCCTGAGCAGAGAACACGAGCGAAAAGCCTTCGGGCTGAATGATGATCTGGACGATGATTGTAATTCGTACAAATATTAGTACAAACATTAATATAGATTaggtatctatttatttcttatatttatttggcACCACATGTGAGTTTCATTTTCTATATGACAATAAAGACGATTtgatattaagattatttttttttctttcccaatttCTATAATGAAATCTACAGTAGTACTGTCATCACACTTCTTTACGCTACCGTGCACTGCAGTTCATAGtttcccatcctttccttccAAGTTCTCTAtctactttatctatctatctacacatatacctg
The Penaeus chinensis breed Huanghai No. 1 chromosome 22, ASM1920278v2, whole genome shotgun sequence DNA segment above includes these coding regions:
- the LOC125037195 gene encoding uncharacterized protein LOC125037195, translating into MAGRYFCVSLLVAASLAASQAAPTPAGSSASSAIPVILNGTRLEISPMERTFVFCSAEVEPGAALHNYQVAWRDSDGHFVSQDPESPVFARGRGTHIPHSYLVLAPFSLDSAGVYSCVLFFRGQELASSTVDLQLKETRVA